The Gymnogyps californianus isolate 813 chromosome 15, ASM1813914v2, whole genome shotgun sequence genome includes the window TGCCCTCCTCCCCGCTTGGGCAGCCCTGACTCTCTGCGCTCCCCCAGGTGCCCTTTGAGAGCACGGATAACCAGGGCATCGTCTACACCTGGGTGGGCCGGGCAGCCGACCCCGACGAGGCCAAGCTGGCTGAGGACATCATGAACCACATGTTTGACGACTCCTACAGCAAGCAGGTAAGCGGGTGGGAGGACAGCGGGGCTCGGCGCCAGCTTACCTGGGTGGCAGTGACCGCCAGGCTAGGGGACGGCCACGCTCAGCCCTGTCTCTGTCCTCGCAGGTGATCAACGAGGGAGAGGAGCCCGAAAACTTCTTCTGGGTGGGCATCGGGAGCCAGAAGCCCTACGATGAAGATGCCGACTATATGAAGCACTCCCGGCTCTTCAGGTGGGTCCTGGCCCAGGAGGGGCTGCTCCAGTCTGTGCTGGTCCTCTTCCTCCCGCAGCACCCTGGGCCATGCTGGCCTTCGCCAGGGGCTCAGTCCTCCCAAGCTAGCCAGGGCACGGCTCCCCGTGACAGGCAAAGCTCCTCTCCCAACTCTGTCCATCCCTGGGCATCAACCGGCTGAAACAGCTGCTCCATCACATCCCTCCTTCTGCACAAGCTGAGTCCTAACAAACTCAGGTCTTTGATGCAGTCCCCTTCCGGCTCTCCCCGCAGGTGCTCCAACGAGAAGGGTTATTTCTCCGTGTCAGAGAAGTGCTCCGATTTCTGCCAGGACGACCTGGCTGACGACGACATCATGTTGCTGGACAACGGGCGGGAGGTGAGCCAGGGCTGTGAGGCTGTCCCATGTCCTGTGTCAGCGCGGCAGGGGCCCGATCTGCCACTGGCTCCATCGGCTGAGCCCGGCTGCACGTCCTTCCCGCAGGTCTACATGTGGGTGGGCACCCAGACCAGCCAGGTGGAGATCAAGCTGAGCCTCAAGGCATGCCAGGTAAggcctccctcctccttgctgctggggTGAAGATTCAGGCTTCATCTCCCCCTTGGGGCCCTGATCCTGCCCTGTGCACGGTGGTGCAGAGCTCTCAGCAGCTCCCGGGCTGGGAAAGGCCAGCCCCGGAGGTGGGCGAGGGCTGGGGACCCCCACGGCTGTGCTCTACCCCAGGTCTACATCCAGCACATGCGCTCCAAGGACCCTACGCGTCCTCGCAAGCTCCGGCTGGTGCGGAAAGGCAACGAGCCCTGGCCCTTCACCCGCTGCTTCCATGCCTGGAGCGTCTTCCGCAAGCCGCCCGCCTAAGGGCCGGGGGCACCCAGCGCTCCAGCCATGGCCTCTATGGCATGGCCGGACCCCCCCGGCACCCTGCGCTGCCACACACGCCTGCTCCCAGCCAAGCTCGACTTGGAGCCACTTCCCCCCGAGCTGGGGCCAGCGGGGAGCACTGGGGCTGACCCTCTGTCCCCCTTTCTCCCAGCGTGgggcccagctcagccccttcccttcctggGGGGTATATGGGGCAGCGTGGGCCCGTTACCCCCTGCTtttggggatgctgctgccccaAACCAGTGCTGAGCTTCCCCTGCAACTGGGAGATAGGAGGGTTTCCCAGTTTGGGTGGGAGGATGCTTTGCTAAAGAgcactggggagggggagcgagGGGTTCTCAGCCCTGGGCCTTACAGCCAGCCCCCCTGtcctggggggggggatgaACCCCTGGCGTGGGGGGATGAACCCCCGGCGGGGGCCAGCCCATCGGTGTCATATCAATAAAGGCTGCACTTCTCACCCCGAGGCCGTGTCAGGCTCTGACTGCGCCCAAGCAGGGtccgttccccccccccactcctACCCCTCTGCAACTTGGGGGGCCCCGGCACCCACCCAGCTCCAAGCCCACCGCCAAGGCTCCCCGAACACCTACAGCCTGGGCAGTTGatattaaatgctttattttcaatattaaaaaccagtatttttaataactaaacaATGCTAAATTcatcttaccaaaaaaaaaaaaaaaggatgaggtGTGGGGGGGGGTTTCTACCAGGGACACTACAGCCCCGGCCTCGGCAGGCAGCGACAGAGCCCAGGGCAGCGCTGCCTTgcccggcccccccccgcccccagccaCACACGTACCGCAAGAGAGCCCGGGGGGGTCCAAAATGGTCCGGGATCCCCAAAAGGAGaggggcaggagccaggctgagCCCCGGAGCCACATAGGGACAGCCACCATGGGCCAGGGGACAGAGCTGGCGTCACTGCAGCCCCCTGTGAGGATGAGGCCGCGCTGGGGAGCCCAGGGAGGGGATTTGGCACAGTGAGACCCCCGGTGTGGGGCAGCCCTATGCCCCatctgcccccctcccccgccgcctccAGCACCAGCACAGACCAGGGCCAGGAGCCGGTGTCCCCCCCGCAGCGTGATCCCATCCCAAACCCACCCGTGGCAGGAATTAGTGtcagaaaagagcagcaggCACGGAGCCCAACCTGGAGAATAGCCCTTGGAGAAGCCACTAAGAGAAAAAGGCCACCTGTgacccccccccgccatgcCGCTCAAGCCCTCCGGTGCCCACCTGGGAGCCAGGGGGGTCCACGCTGAGCTCCCCCGGGAAAGGGACAGTCCCTGTGCGGCAGCCGGAGCCTCCCggcaggcaggggacagggctgTAAACTGCAGGGAGCCGGGCATGTAAACAGAGACCAGGGTACGGGGGGGCCGTGCCCAGGGGCTCCCggccccccacctccccaacGGACCAAAACCGGGGGAATGAGGGGGATCCACGAACCCCAGCCCTCCCCGTGGAGTCggggaagcagcagcatcccccgGGAAGGgggctctggagcaggggacagTGACACTCGACCgtgtataaaaaagaaaattatcttcccCGGGAAGAGTTTGTGCACCACGGCCCCCGGGCTCGGGGCCGGCAGGGAGGGGGGCCGGGGCCAGCGGCCGGGCAGGGAGGCGCGGAGGGAAGCGTGCCGGAGCCGGGGTGCGCCGGCGACCAGCGCAGATGTTAGAGAAGAGGCAGTCTACGTTATGCGGGGAGGGGGCACGGGGGGGTCCAGTCGAGTCGCGCGTCCCGGGAATCCGAGCACTGAGATGGGCCGGGGAGGCCGGCGATGCCTGTGGGCGACGCAGCCACTGAGAAGGGGACCTGGGGGGGGGGCCCAgctgcccccctccctcctctaCAAGCCCCAGGGACCATAGCCCCATCCTCCCCGTGATGGATGGGATGCCGGGGCACTGCATTGGGGTCCCAGCTCCAAACCCCACGGCACCCCAGGGTTTGCAGCCGGAGCGACATCCCCACCGCAGCACGGGGCCACCCACCCCCCCCGTACCCACCCTGGGGACCACCGGCCCCTCACGTACCTCACTTGATGAGGATCCCCGCGGGCCGGGCCTCGTCCTCGCTGGCGTTCCTCAGGTTCCTCTCCGCTTCTTCCGAGGacctggggcagagcagggtgagAGGCAGCCAGAGGCACCACCGCGCCCCTCAGCACTGGTGGCAGCGACTGTGGGCACTGGTTACaccattccccccccccaccgccaCTCACGCCAGGAAATCCTTCACTTCCTCCACGGTGATGTCCCCGGTGGTATCCAGCGGGTTCTCCATGCTGCTGTTGGGGGAGTCGATGGGGCCAGGCGAGAAGGCAGCCGGGTGCTCCTCGGGGGACCCTGGGGAGCCACAGGGACGGGAGGGCTGGGGGGTAACCACGACACGGGGCCGGCCCCGGAGCAGGGCCCATGGGGATGCGGTGCACATGGCGGGGACAGGGTGATCACTCACGGTCGCTGTCGGTGGGGGAGCGTCGGCCCTCGGGGCTGCACGGACGTGGGTGCCGTTCGCCTGTGGCAGCTTCGGCGTCGCCGTCGAGCTGTTGCTGGAAGGAAACACAGGGAGAAGTTACTGCCGGAGCCGGTGCCACGGGGTGGGTGTACAGGGGTGCTGCCATAGCAAAGCCCCCGTGCCCCCCAGGGCACGTCCCACCTGAGGCAGGAGGTGTCCTGGAGCCGGGTGACCTCCAGCCGGCACAGCGGCTCCGTCACGTTCCTGGCAGCTCAGCGAGAAGCGCTCGAACTCGGACGGCGAAATTAGGTAGAAACCTAGAGGAAGGGAACAGCAGAGAGCCTCAGGGACCCCCCGcggggctgcagccagagacGATGTCCCATCTACAAGGGACATCACCCCCAGCCCAGGTCTGGTGCCCTCACCCTGGCCATGCTTGGTGAAGACGCAGGAGGCGATGCCGCTGATGTCCTCCTTACGGATGCAGCCGTAGTGGACCTGGGGCCGCAGGCCGGGCACGGTGAAGATGTGGATGTCACCCAGGTTGGTGAGACAGGCCAGGCAGTTCTCCAGCCGCTCCTCAGAGCCGGCGCTGGCCAGGCTCACCAGGGCCACCTTCCGCACCCGGCAGCCCTCGTGCGCCGTCAGCTTGAACTTGGTCTTGGCACTCACTTTGGGCAGCGTGAAGAcctgggggggggacacgagAGGAGCCAGGTGCCGGGGGGGAAACAGGAACCTGCGGGGTTTCGGGGGGCACCCAAGCAGCCTCCCACCATGGAAACCCTTGGCAAAGGGCAGCACCTTCCCCTCGGAGCCACCACCCCGGGGACAGGCACAGGAGTCCCCCAGGACCTGGCCGGTCACCTCCAGCCCCAGTCCCTGCGCCCAGGGTGATGGGGACACCCAGAGAAGACACGGGACATGTTGTGGGTGGTGGGTCCCATCCCCACTGCAGCGGGACACCGAGCCCACACTCACCTTGAACTGCTCCTCGGAGGAGATGAGCATGGAGTGACTGCCCTGCATGTCGGGGGCCTTGGCCAGGTCCCGTGAGACCTCGTAGGGCTCGGGAAGGGGGTTCCCTCGCCCGTCCAGCACTGCGATGGCCACCACCGGCGCCCGGTGCATCAGCTGgatctccttccccagcaccgcCTCCACCGCCCGCTCCGAAAACTTCTCCTGCGACGGCACCTCCAGGGCGTAGGCGAACACCGAGCCAGAGTTGGTCCCTGCCCACATCGTGGGGCCGTGGTGGGCGGCTGCGGGGATGGGAGCAGCGTCAGAGCCCCCTCCCCACAGCGTGGCACCAGTCAGACCCAGCTCGGGGGCTTTTCCTGGGGAGAAGGGTCTCACCGTCTCGGAGGAAGGTGTCGGCGAAGTAGAGGCACCGCACCACCCCCGAGAGCGAGTCGTCAGCCGAGCGAGGCTCGATCCGCCGCTGCACGGGCGTCATCTCCACCTCGGGGGGTCCCGCCTGCTCGGCCAGCTGCGCGTTTGCCTCCTGCACCTTGGGACGGGGACACGGGGATCAGTCCCTGCCCGGTGGGGACGAGGAGCAGCCGTggcagccccgctccctgcccaccTTGCTAGAAGGGCTGCTGGCGTTGAGCCTCTTCTTGCCCGACACCCGGCTCTTGCGGATGCGGCGGAAGGACTGCCGCAGGGACTTCTTGAGGGACTTCACGCGGGACAGGGGCCCCTCCATGGCCAGCGAGTCGTTGGGGTGCAGCGTACACCTGCAGGCATCGATGCCGTTCAACGCCCAGACCCCCCGCCACGTCGCTCCGGGAGGGTCCCCGGCACCAAgatccccccccgcccccgccatACCTGGCCAGCACGGGGTTGCGCCGGTAATAGTCAAAGAGTCCGAAGCCGTGGCTGGTGCCGAAGGCCACGAGGTTCCACTCGGAGTGGAGGGTGACGGCAGTGACGGCGGCGGGGGGTACGCACTGCACCAGCACGGTGGGCTGGAAGCCGGGGGCGAAGGGCAGGGGCCCGTTCCTGGGGGCCAGCCGGTCGTGGCCCTTCCAGGTGAAGCCCTCGCGGTCCTGCAGCAGGTCCACTGTGGCCACGCTGACCGCGTGCTCCGACTTCTCGTCGCTCAGCTCCATCACCAGCACCTGCAGGGGACAAGCACGGACGGTGGGGGACATGTGCCAGCCTCAGCCCAGGACAGCCACCCTGCTGCAAGCTGGGGGCTAAACCCCATGGGTAGGAGCCCTTCACAGACAGGCATGGAGGTCTGTAGGgtctgtagcccccccccccgtgccgTGGCTCCCCAAGGGGGGAGCCGAGAGGTGCCTGGCAGCCCCCACTCTGCCCCCCATCGCCCTACCTGCCCCGCCGTGCCGGCCACCACCATCTTGGCCGTGTACTTGCAGAGAGCGATCTTCTGCACGCCCAGGCGCGGGTCGTCGCTGTAGGGATCAAAGCAGCCCACctgcgggagggaggggggggccgGGTGCCTTCATACAGCTGTGGGGGAGCCCCCCGGCGCACCCCCACGTCCCCCCAC containing:
- the LLGL1 gene encoding lethal(2) giant larvae protein homolog 1 — translated: MMKFRFRRQGADPHRDRLRHDLFAFSKTVEHGFPSQPSALAYDPALRVMAIGTKAGAVKLYGAPGVELTGLHKETATVTQLHFLPGQGLLLSLLDDNTLHLWEICQKEGCSHLEETRSFGLPGRPGCSPGITRVTVVLPTSACTVACLGTEGGAVYFLALPALALLEDKTLFPDEILQSVPDDYRCGKALGPVESIQEHPRDSSRLLIGYSRGLVVLWEQTTRTVQHLFLGNQQLESLAWEQSGKSIVSSHSDGGYMVWAVSGAGQRTQQPVMSTIPYGPFPCKAISKILWRTCESGNPFIIFSGGMPRASYGDRHCVSVLQGQTLATLDFTSRVIDFFTQQLSPPSPGFENPRALVVLVEEELVAIDLQTPGWPTIPAPYLAPLHSSAITCSCHVSNVPLKLWERIISAGEQQSPRLSSAAWPIDGGKNLAQEPTQRGLLLTGHEDGTVRFWDASGVSLKPLYKLGTASIFQTDCEHNDSLNQAGEEEWPPFRKVGCFDPYSDDPRLGVQKIALCKYTAKMVVAGTAGQVLVMELSDEKSEHAVSVATVDLLQDREGFTWKGHDRLAPRNGPLPFAPGFQPTVLVQCVPPAAVTAVTLHSEWNLVAFGTSHGFGLFDYYRRNPVLARCTLHPNDSLAMEGPLSRVKSLKKSLRQSFRRIRKSRVSGKKRLNASSPSSKEANAQLAEQAGPPEVEMTPVQRRIEPRSADDSLSGVVRCLYFADTFLRDAAHHGPTMWAGTNSGSVFAYALEVPSQEKFSERAVEAVLGKEIQLMHRAPVVAIAVLDGRGNPLPEPYEVSRDLAKAPDMQGSHSMLISSEEQFKVFTLPKVSAKTKFKLTAHEGCRVRKVALVSLASAGSEERLENCLACLTNLGDIHIFTVPGLRPQVHYGCIRKEDISGIASCVFTKHGQGFYLISPSEFERFSLSCQERDGAAVPAGGHPAPGHLLPQQQLDGDAEAATGERHPRPCSPEGRRSPTDSDRSPEEHPAAFSPGPIDSPNSSMENPLDTTGDITVEEVKDFLASSEEAERNLRNASEDEARPAGILIK